The sequence below is a genomic window from Lentimicrobium saccharophilum.
ATTGCAGAGCAAAATTGTGCGGGTGTTGCTGCAGGTATGGCTTTGATGGGTAAAATTCCGGTTTTCACAACTTATGCCGTTTTCTCAGCCATACGTGCTACCGATCAGGTCAGGATTTCCATTTGTTACAACAATCTTCATGTAATGATCGGTGGAGCACATGCCGGCATCTCTGTTGGTCCTGATGGAGCCACTCACCAGGCTCTTGAAGATATCGCTGTGATGCGGTGCCTTCCGAATATGACAGTAATATCCCCCTGCGATGCCACACAGGCTGCAATTCTCACCCGTAAAGCCATTCTTGAAGAAAAAGGCCCGGTTTACCTGAGGTTTGGCCGCGAAGCAGTTGCCGATTTCACCCCTCCGGAGCTTGAGACCCAAATAGGTAAAGCGCAAATGCTTCAACCAGGAAACCACCTCACCCTGATCGCGACAGGACATATGGTGTGGGAAGCACTGAAAGCTGCAGAAATACTATCCCTCAAAGGCATCAACGCCAGGGTTATCAACATGCATACGATCAAACCGATCGACGCCGATGCCATCCTGGAAGCAGCAAAAGAGACCCG
It includes:
- a CDS encoding transketolase family protein; its protein translation is MMFNNRGNRSTREGFGEGLLEAGRMNPNVFALGADITVSTGVNLFAGAFPENFISLGIAEQNCAGVAAGMALMGKIPVFTTYAVFSAIRATDQVRISICYNNLHVMIGGAHAGISVGPDGATHQALEDIAVMRCLPNMTVISPCDATQAAILTRKAILEEKGPVYLRFGREAVADFTPPELETQIGKAQMLQPGNHLTLIATGHMVWEALKAAEILSLKGINARVINMHTIKPIDADAILEAAKETRLIISIEEHQVTGGLGSAIAEVLVGNCPVRMERIGIPDCFGESGKPEELLDKYGLTADKIARKAESIFRAKQISS